A region of Moorena producens PAL-8-15-08-1 DNA encodes the following proteins:
- the iscB gene encoding RNA-guided endonuclease IscB: MRVFVLNKNRQPLDPCKPARARILLSTGKALVYRRYPFTIILTEEIKDPVTHEHQLKIDPGAKTSGLAIVQGTRLIWGAELTHRGFQIREALSSRRQLRRSRRNRKTRYRKPRFLNRTRPKGWLAPSLTSRVQNILTWVKKLIRFCPITGISQELVRFDTQKLQNPEISGIEYQQGTLYGYELREYLLEKWNRKCAYCGATGTQLEIEHIKPKSKGGSNRVSNLTIACHPCNQAKSNQDIELFLSKKPSILKRILSQSLRPLADAASVNSTRWKLYYELKSIGLPVEVGSGGLTKFNRCRQNLPKTHWLDAANVGKVETLIIEVTLPLAITAKGHGTRQLCRTNKYGFPIRHCSRIKFHKGFQTGDIVRAVVTKGKKIGTYVGRVATRKSGSFNISTKSGLVQGISHKYCRFIHRKDGYAYTN; the protein is encoded by the coding sequence ATGCGTGTCTTTGTACTCAACAAAAATCGACAACCTTTAGATCCATGTAAACCTGCGAGAGCTAGGATTCTACTTTCGACAGGAAAAGCATTGGTCTATCGTCGTTACCCATTTACCATAATCTTGACGGAGGAGATAAAGGATCCAGTAACTCACGAGCACCAATTAAAAATAGACCCTGGAGCAAAAACAAGCGGTCTAGCTATTGTTCAAGGAACACGGTTAATCTGGGGAGCCGAACTTACTCATAGAGGTTTCCAAATACGAGAAGCTTTGAGTTCTCGTAGACAATTGAGGCGCAGTAGACGTAATCGCAAAACTCGATACCGCAAGCCCAGATTTCTTAACAGAACTAGACCGAAAGGTTGGTTAGCGCCTAGTTTGACGTCTAGGGTTCAAAATATTTTAACTTGGGTTAAAAAGTTGATTCGATTCTGTCCTATCACCGGCATATCCCAAGAATTGGTTAGGTTCGACACTCAAAAGCTGCAAAATCCTGAAATATCTGGTATCGAGTACCAACAGGGTACACTTTACGGCTATGAACTTCGGGAATATTTACTTGAAAAATGGAATCGCAAGTGTGCTTATTGTGGGGCAACAGGTACTCAGTTAGAAATCGAGCATATCAAGCCTAAATCTAAAGGTGGTTCCAATCGGGTTTCTAATTTAACTATTGCGTGTCATCCATGTAACCAGGCTAAATCCAATCAAGATATTGAGCTTTTTTTGTCTAAGAAGCCTAGTATCTTGAAACGAATACTGAGTCAATCATTACGCCCCCTGGCTGATGCGGCTTCTGTTAACTCAACTCGCTGGAAGTTGTACTACGAACTGAAATCAATAGGATTGCCTGTTGAAGTGGGTAGCGGCGGATTAACAAAATTCAACAGGTGCCGCCAAAATCTTCCTAAAACTCATTGGTTAGATGCGGCCAATGTTGGAAAAGTTGAAACTCTGATTATTGAAGTAACCCTACCTTTGGCAATAACAGCCAAAGGACACGGCACTCGTCAGCTCTGTAGGACTAATAAGTATGGGTTCCCCATTCGTCATTGCTCCAGAATTAAATTTCACAAAGGCTTTCAGACAGGAGATATTGTCCGCGCCGTGGTGACTAAGGGGAAGAAGATTGGTACTTATGTAGGACGGGTCGCAACCAGAAAATCAGGGTCTTTCAATATCTCAACGAAATCAGGACTAGTGCAAGGGATTAGTCACAAATATTGTCGATTTATTCACAGAAAGGATGGTTATGCTTATACAAACTAG